The Phragmites australis chromosome 13, lpPhrAust1.1, whole genome shotgun sequence DNA window TCGACGGCGCCATGGACACCTAGAAGATATGTCTCTTGAAAAGGTAAATTCCTTTGAGACCATCTTTTGAAAAGGAATTTTTGATCAAAAAAATGGGGCACTAACCAAAGCAATTAGAAAACCGTGAATAACACACTAACATTTCAACGTTTGCATAGCAGCCGAACAGAGCCTAGAAATTGGAAAACCCGGCAAAAATAAGCTCTGAACATGCAAGTCAAACAAGTGGTTTTGGCAGCTAGTTACACGCTGTTCATAGCATAACAAAACGTAGTTTAAGTGCTGTTTTATACAAATGGAAAATAAACTTTCGGAATGGAGAACGAGGTAGTGCATACGTAAAAACTACGTTGGAAAGTAAAAACTACGTAGAAACTAAAGAGTCGAATGTGatttctgaaatttcagtcGAAGCGTGTCCTTGGCTGCGTTAGGATGGCAATGTTGGAAAGTAATTTATGAAGACAGCTCGATCCCGAGCCATTTCTCTCTTGAGGCGACTCAGGCCCCTAACACCGTCGCCTCTAGCCCCCGCTCAGATCCAGCGAGGCTGCCGCTACCGCCAAGGCCGATCGGTGACGGCAGTAGCGGCCACCCctcccctccttctcctccatcCGTTTTCCCTCCTCtttccccctcccctccacccGCCCTTGTTGTGTGCTGCTCCAGCCCGTCCCGCCGGTGTAGAGGCTTGCTCCGGCCGGATCCGCCGGCATGAAGGCATGCTCCGGCCGGATCCGCGCTGTAGATCGTCAGATCTATTGCTACCCGATCAGATCCATGCGGTGCCATGTTTGTGCACTTGCTCGCCTCTCACCGTCTGGCTTCGGGTTCAGTGGGGCTTTGGGCGTGCAGGCTTCCTCCTTCGTTGTCCAGGTCGCCTCTACCGATGGCCCCAATCGGGTCTTCAACCGGCACCATGCGTGTGGCGGTCGTCTGTACTGTTTTGGTCAGCTGACGGCTTTCTGTAGCCCCTGCGCCATTCGGCCATCTCCTTGTGGTACTGGTGTTAGCCCTAGTGCTCCTTGCGGTGGATGACCCCTATTGAAGACAACGTTTGTGCTACCCTGGCAGTCATGTTGTTCGTTGCTGCGGGTCGGGGCTTTGCCCCCGATCGTCTCTTCCTGACATGATGCTATGTTCTGTAGTGCTGTTAGTTGAGCTTTGGCCTGGTCGATTCGTTGAGCCACTGGCTTCAAGGATTGTGCCGTGGTAGGGGGACCTAAGGACAAAAGCCCTGATAGGCTCCATGCCTTGTCGACGATGGTGATGCATGCGGGTGTCATAACCTCCCTGGAGGCGCCGTGATAAAGCTTCCCCCTAGGATCTCTTCAGGTGAAAACCCTGATCGGCTTCCCAGACGAGCGATGGCGGTTCCTTCATTGCTACCTTCTCGAAGGTGTCGTTTCGAAAAATCCCTCTACTATTTGGTACTGCAACTGGTGGCACTTCTTATAGGGCACACCATCCTTCATTATTGATCCGATCCCTTTATTCTCCTGGTCGGTGGGTCTACCTATCACCTTCGACGCTTCGCGATAGTGGCTATGCTCAGATGTCCTAGGACCCCTCTTTGAGCTTGCGGTTTGGTGTGTGAGCCATTGACCAAGTCGGGTAGTCaggcgtgggagcagggctccgctTGTTGAGTTGTCGGGCTATCCTGGTTGAGGTGCTAGTAAGGCATAATTGCATGCGGTGTAGCGTTATTTGGTGTGGATGCTACCTGTTATGTGGTTGTCGGGTTGTAGCTACTTTCTGTAGCTTCGTTGTTCGGTTGTTATGGAGGGTTCGAggtttcttcctttcttctttgtcttGCACGTGAGCTAGGTTCTGTCAATAGTATTGCAGTACTTGTTAAGGTTTTTAGAcccgattttttttataaactgtGTCAGTCTTTTTTCTTAATACAATGACGCGTAGCTCTCCTGCGCgtttaagagaaaaaaaaattctcaagaCAAGAGGGATGAATTCTGCTGACACAGGTCAAGGTCACTTGCCTTTTCAACTTCTTGAAACTGAGAAGGATTATGAAAAGCCCCCCTTTTCTGACTGTACACGTTTAGGCTGAAATTCAAACGTAGCCTTCCAAAAGTTTCTGTACCTGACTCTTGGGGCACTCAGCGCCTTTGAAAAATGATGTGTAATAATAGGCCTGCAAACTCTCACCTCCCCATAGAAAAATAAGATGAACTTGTAAGTCATACAGTGCTCAGTACTCCGTAGTAAGATGTATCGCTGTAACAAGGATGATGATTGCTTCCCTATCCAGCGAGGACAAGGAATTTCCACCAGCCACGTtgtgaaaaaattaaaaaattcagaGTCATTGACCGACAGACAAAGCCGAGAAGCAGAACATTCTTACAGGGAAAACAACTGCATAGGCAGTGACTCGTAAGTGACCCACACATGATCAGGCAGTCTTCTTCCATTTGACAAAGTGAAAACAGTTGCACAAACTAGTGAAGTGTACAAACTagagaatttttttagtgaacaCAAACCACGGAATACAACGTGTTGAATTTTTGTGTACAAATATGGATTACAAGTGTAGTTGTACAACATCATAGATTAAAGAAGTTTACAAAATAAGGAACAGTGGAACCAAACATTTAACGCCCCTCTAGTGTTGTGATACTCATGTTATTCAGAGATCTTCTCATGTGTTCATTTGACTGATCAGTTTCATAATTCCTAAGTGTAAAATACACAGGTTGCTTTGGGGTAGGAAGTGGGGCTGTTTCATTCTCCAGCATGAACACAACGGAAGACATGAGTGGCCTAGCATTTGGATGGTCTTGAACACATAAGAGTCCTAAATGAATGCACCGTATAACTTCGTGAAGGGAGCAACTCTCCACAACCGATGAGTCCACCAATTCCCTTGCATTTCCATCTTTCCATAAGCTCCATGCCTGCACCAATGAAATCAAGTTCTGATCAAGTCACCCCATAGTGTTTTGAGTTGTTCAAAAGTCAAGCATTCTGTTATAATACCCACATAAGCAATAAGGTTTGGAAAGTCCAATATGAGATGGGGTGAGCTGATCTTTAAGCAGCTTACAATCTCCAGCAGTAGAACACCAAAGCTATATGTGTCAGACTTGACAGAAAAAGAACCTTCCATCGCATATTCAGGAGACATGTAACCACTGTTTGAATCATTTCAGAGAGCAATGGAATGTAGAGTTTGAATTAGTTAAACTACAGATATTTACAGTGTTAAGCATTAGCTTGTGGATGAATTACTTACTATGTTCCAACTACTCGAGTAGTGTTTGCTTGTTGctcgtttccaccaaaaatCCTTGCCATACCAAAATCTGATATCTTGGGACTCATTTCCGTGTCCAACAAGATGTTACTTGCTTTGAGATCTCTATGAATTATTGTCAGCCTTGAATCTTGGTGGAGATAAAGAAGCCCTCTCGCAACCCCTTTAATTATTTTGAACCGGGTCGGCCAATCAAGCACAGATTTTCTTGTAGCATCTTCAAAAATTATTGTGAACAGGAATGTATTGTCAGTCACCAtttaatttaatctaaaattgTTTTGTGATATGTGATCAGAAGTCAGAACATACCAAAAAGGAAGGCATCCAAGCTTTTGTTAGGTAAGTATTCATATATCAGTAACTTCTCATCTTCATGAATGCAGTAACCAAGAAGTCTAACTAAGTTTCTGTGCTGCAGTTTGGCAATCAGAACTACTTCATTTCTGAACTCCTCAACCCCTTGCACAGAACCTTTACTAAGCCTTTTGATCGCTACATCCTTGCCACCTTCCAATATTCCCTACACGAGGTCACCGTTCGTCAATTGAGCCAGATGGCAGCTATAATATTTCTTCTACTGAAATTATCAAGCTAAACTTTTCCTTACCCTGTAAACTTTTCCGAATCCACCTTTTCCAAGCATGTTATAATCGGAGAAATTGTTTGTTGCAGTGATGATGTCTAATAAGCAAACTGATGGAAATTCTAAGTTTTCATTTCCAAGTTCATTGGAAGCATCCAAATGTTGCAGTGTATGATTGTACTGAATTTTCTTGCTTTGGTATTTGCCTGGCAGGAACGAACATCATTAGAATATGTTTATTGCGAGTACCTCATAAACACTGCATTCTGAAAGTAAAGGAATATCGTACCTCTTGACTTGTATACAAACCATATACATGTGGGTAGAAGAAGCAAACTAGCCATAACCGGGAGTATAATCTTCAGTAGAGTGCTCTTCTTCTTGCTAACTGCACAAATATAGTCCGCAAAGAGAATAACACTGTCATAGTCTATCACCACAAATTTCTTGGAAGTGTCAAATTtaccatgattttttttattctaacaaCATCGAACATTATTGCCAACACTGGACATATTGTAATTGTTTTATGCTCATTTGAAATTACTTCAAGATCTGGTGCTTCTGCAAGCAACATACAAGATGAAATATAGATAAATGAGCATGTAAGCCTTTACTGGATGAGTTTATAAAATCGTTAAGCTCTGATGAATCGAATGCCAAATGAAATGGTTCTGAAGAAGTAGAAACATTGAACTGGAGAACATGACAGCTTCTGCATGGACGACAGGCAGAACTCAGCTGGTGATGCTGAACAGGAGAGCAACAAGGCTCACCATATATGCAATAACAAAAGTTAAAACTGTCAAGTGTGGTCCAAATTTTAATTCTACGACTTGCAACTTTCTACCTTAGCAAGGGAGTACAGTAGTTGGCCTCCCCTAGAATTGACCCTGACTGAGGTCAATTGAGACAGCATCAATCGGTGGCAAGTGTCAGTGCAGcgtgctttaatttgtattagcACACTTAGTAAACCGTACATGAATTGGCATTCAATCAAGGATATTGATGAAACTGTAAAATCAATAAGTGCAGAAGGAAAGGTAATTACCTGGTGAGCTGGGAAGCCGGAGATACAGGTTCTCACCAAAATCGTTACTAAACTTCTCCATATCGACAAGCTCCCCCATCCAAACCAAGCACCTCGACCGGTCCAGCATTGTGTCGACATTTTTCAGGTTCGCATAAGCATACGCTGTACAAGAACAGTTATGGCTGCATTCTGCTGTGCATTGGTCGAAGCTTTTGTTCCTGATGTACACGAACTTGTCAGGAGTCTTCATGTCAGGCAAGGTCAAGAAACTATCTACTTCACCACATTTCAGCTCCTCCTTTCGCCGACATCCTAGGGAAAAGTTAAGACCATTGGGCTCAAACCCATTGAGGCACTTGCATGTCCGAACAGACTCAGTGCCATCGCAGTAGCCAAACGGGCCACAAGAGTCGTAACGGTCACATGCCGGACTGGGGAATTGATTGAAGATTGTCCATGAAGATGTGTTGTCGTTCCATCTTCGAAAACTTACCATGCCTGTGTAATCCAGAGTTAAACGTATGCTCGGTGAGCCGTCAGAGACGGTCAATTTGATGTAGTACCCGTCCCCTGTGTCCACTATCGTTTGGTACATCATGAAGCTGGTGTTGCTCTGGAACGTGCCGAACACCAAGTTACCACCCCACGCGGCTCTTCGCCAGTATGGCCTTGTCCCATTCCAAACGACAATCTGGAGGTCTGAGCTAGAGTCGCCGCCCATGGAGAAGTCACTGCTGGATGGGTCATCAGGCCCTTTCCAGGCAACAAGGCGCTTAGCACCATCGGCCGAGCTCAACGAGAAACTTACGTTGGGGACGATTGTGTCAGTCGGGTAATGGAAGCTCTCCCATATGCCAGTGCCGTTTGGCGACCGGACAACCAAGTTCCCCGAGTTGAGCAGGATGGCAGCAGTCCCGCCGCCTCCGGCGGTGATGTTGTTTGTCGTCGTCCAAAGAGTGCGGCCTGTGGAGTCTAACAATACAAGGTCAGAACTATTGGTAAAAACCAGTTTCCCGGGCAGATCGGTGGTGATCGGGTTGTCGCGGTTGGCGATCCACACGTATGTGCGCTCGGGGATGTTGTTGTACCATATGCCGACATACGAGCTCGAAGTTGAGTTTTTCAGGGAGAAGAAGCCGAGAGCAAAGACACCGCCGTCTGAGACGAGCACGTCGCTAGGCAAGAGTGGCTTTGCAGGTGTTAGCTTGTCATCGGATTGGCATAAGCAAACCATGCACAGGAAGATGAAAACGAGGAGGCAGGCCATGCCCATTAGGCCTTTGCAAGTTGGCATAAGGTTGTGGAGAACGCAGCAAGGAGATAGCACCAAGGTAGTTAAGACCGTTGCCTCGGACAGTTCAACCCCAAGGAATAGTCCAGCTTACTGATAAGAGGAATAAGAGGACTGAAATGCGGTTCTTGTCAGTTGTCACATTTGCAAGGGATAAGAGGAACCGTCCAGCTTAGTGAAGAAAATTTCAGACTATAGGATAGGGCACACACTCGAGGACGAAGGGATAAATGCTACGTCTACAGACATAAAGTCAGGGATAACCAATGACCATCAAGTTGGTCGCTTCGATGGGCGAAAATTTCCAAGATGTGCGGCGTAGTAGCTGGTGCTGAGACTCGCCAACTCGCTGGAAATGCATTGGCCAAAGCTGTGAACTTGCACAACCACCAGTGGATTATTCAGCATCGCGACCTGTCTGTTGAGGGGAATTGCAGACCAAGCACAGCACGGACTTATGGGTGATCGTGCCAGTGCCACATCAATCTACAGCGATACTTGCAAAGCTGGAAACGCAAAGAAATCAAATGCGCAGGAACTCTGCATTCGCACGGCGGCAAGACGAATTGACACCGGAATGCAACAAAAGAATCGCTGCCGCAGTGCCGGTCCACGGAAGGAAGTGTGGGTTGAGAAGTACACGGGCACGGAAAAGGGAGATGCCAAGGAACTGGTTTACCGTCAGGTGGACCTCCGAACTCCGAAGGGATGATAGCTCGCCGCGACGGAGGCAGCGACAGCGTGGGTGCCGTGGCAGATTTTGCGGTCGGGAGCATCGCCAACGGTAGGCAGGCAAGgtagaggcggcggcggaggcggttGTGTTGGGGGGGAGTGGGAGTGGGAGAAAGATGGCGGCGAGGTAAAGCGAAGGGAGACGAGAcacacggcggcggcggcaccatCCACGGGCTCCGCCCGCTGTTCCGGCTACCACAGCCGTTCCGTTCCGCGCGATGGGGTTTGGCAAGCCGGTACGGGTTAGCTGGGCTGCGGAACCCTTGTACTGGGCCACAACACCCAAAACGGTCTGGGCCCAGTTAAGTTAGGCCCAATCAATTTTGGGGTGTCCTAGCTTCGAGGAGCGGAGCGGAGGCCCGCTTGGGTGCTCGGCgctagggatggaaacggacgGATAAATTCCATTCCAGTTCCGAtccattttttatatatttttataaaccgtttttaatttttggatttAAGCGGAAACTAGATGGAAATGGTTTTGTTGTTTTTCTGATTGTATTATCAGTATTctgtttttaataaaaaaaattgtcaggTTTTCTGTTTTTCTAATTAAGATTAAACTTCACAAATCATAATATAACATATATGTGAAGCTCAGCCGACCAACCTAAATATCACCTCTATCTTAAATTTCACCTATATACATGGGTCCAGTCTCCGTCAGCTACTGACCTACCAATGTCGTCCAAGTTTCTACGCCTGCGCCGCTTTCAACTCTAGTCTTTGTGTGATTGTGTGTTATGTTGAGTATTCGAGTTACGATACGGTGGCTATGTTTTCAGTTCAGATTTATGTTATTACGTGATTTATCTATGTATAGTATGAATTGTTTTTTATtcgtgtgaattaattatgtgtcgtATCGGTgtttaaaattataattttacaGGTCGATATTCTTAATTTTAATTATCAGTTTCTGATCAATAACGACGTGTTTCGGTTCGGTTTGGTTTTTTTTCAATATCTTGATATTCCGAGTTCGTACGTGTTTTCGGTTTCTCGTTCTCGATTTTGTTTTCaggagaaaatataaaaataaaaatggttaGGGTTCCCGACTGTTACCATCCATTTTTATCCCGCATCCCGTTGGTCGGCGTCCGCCACTGCCAGCGAGGCGCCGTTGCGGGGGCCGCGGTCGGTTGTGGCGGAGGGGGGTGAACCGGCGAAGTGGCGGAGGCTGAAGGCTGAGGCCGAGGAGTGGCAGCCACGTCGCCAGCTCGGGGAAGGATTGAAGAGAGCTAAGAGGCGCCGCCCTTGTTTCCGATCGTGGTATGGCCTCACGGGTCCTTGCCGCCGATCTCCCCGCAGCGATTCGGCGCCAGGATCGCGACGGACGCCATCATGAAGCCAGGTGCTACAACTTCTCTCGGTCTCTGCTCTAACATGTTTGATGTGAAACCGGTCAAATTCTACCGGGCGGTCCCCAGATTAGATTGTAGTGCTCAACAATGCTGAAAACAACTCTGAACCTGTTACAATCTTTGTCTGAACTTTGGGAGTTCAGTTCTTCTAATGTGTAGagataataaaaaaagatagaCCTCGTGCCAACTATGACAAAGTATGCAAGTTTACTAGCCATACTGAAAAACATGCTGACTCAGAGCAAACTCAGGATAAAGAGCACTCTTAAGAATCTGGTACATAACAAGGTACTGCACTAAAAAAATCGGATAGTCTTCTTTTAAGCATGTGAGCAACTGAAGATAATAACGAGACATGTCGATATAAATATCAATCTTAATGTATAATTCGCAGTTATTTCTTTTTCACATACACTCAACTCGAATCTAGTGTTTTTGTACTAAGCTCATAGACAGTACATGCCGAAATTCACTTATCCATGTAGAGTTAAGCAAAGATATGTTACACTGTTACAAATTGCTGAAATTCACGTGGAGTAAAAGTTGTCATTGAACAATGAACATCTTATATTTGTTACACTGTTTCACATTGCTGAAATTCGCATAGAGTAAAAGTTGTCACTGAACACCTAAGTATCTAACGGCCTTCTAGCTCCGAGAGGCTCATGTCATTCACGGACAATACCCTGTTGTCGCCGGCTCTCCCAGGTCCAGCATCCCTACGTGTAAAATAGACAGGCTGCATTGGTATTGGGAGCGGTGTGGTTTTATTTTCCAGCATGAACACAACTGCTGACATGAGTGGCCTACAGTTGGGACTGTCTTGAACACACAGAAGCCCTATATGGATGCATCGTGAAACTTCATCTAGGGGACAATTCTCCTTCACAGCTGAATCCACcaaatcttttgttttgccatcCTTCCATAAATTCCATGCCTGAACAGAGAGAATTTTCTCAGCGAGCTAATATATTTTCAGTGAGTTGTTGCAGTGCTGAATTGGGAGCATCCCCCAATACTTACATAGACTATAATGATAAGATGTGGTGAGCTGATCTTTAATCCACTCACGATCTCCAACAGCAGAACACCAAAGCCGTAGGTGTCTGACTTGACCGAAAATGCACCTTCCATTGCATATTCAGGGGACATATAACCACTGTGCAAACGATTCACAAGTACATGAGCTCTGCATAATTTGAATAAGTGCAAGCAGATAAATTCCATCTGAATAATTTGATAGAGCAGGAGTTACTTACTATGTCCCAACAACCCGGTTAGTATTGCTTGGTGCTGATCACCGCAGAATATCCTGACCATACCAAAATCTGATATCTTAGGGCCCATCTCTTTATCCAATAAGATGTTACTTGCTTTAAGATCTCTATGGATTATCGTTAGTCTTGAATCCTGATGGAGATACATAATTCCTTTATACACAATTCCTGATGGAGATACATAATCTCTAGCCAGCATCAAGCTGTCTGGTTTCTAGAGGCATGGAGCTTTGTTTCTTTATAGTTTTCTTTGCATCTTGAACTGTTAATCATGTACTTCTTGAACTCTTCCTGCTTAAATGAATAGGCAGAGCACCTGCCGATTTGCTTCAAAAACAAATACATAATTCCTCTAGCTACCCCTTGGATTATCTTACACCTTATCTGCCACTGAAGCGCTGCCTTTCTTGCAGAGTCTAATAAGAATAGCATGAAATGAGGCATATCGTAAGCTATATACCCCTCAAAAAAAAGTAACCCCTCAAAAAAAGTAAGGCATATTTATTTGTTAGGTTATAGGTATTTTCAGAGCATAAGAACGTGAAAGTTCATTGTACCAAATAGGAAGTAATCCAGGCTTTTGTTGGGCAAGTATTCATAAACCAACAACTTCTCATCTTCATGAATACAGCAACCGAGAAGCTTAACTAGGTTCTTGTGCTGCAAGTTTGCAATCAAAACCACTTCATTTTTTAACTCCTCTGTCCCTTGTCCAGAACCCTTCTAAGTCTCTTGACGGCTACTTCCTTGGTACCATCCAACATTCCCTACATGATTCCATCATTGATAATCAGAAAACAATTAGTAATATATGTTTCTATTGATGTAATTATCAAGTGAAGCCTGTTGTTAGTACCTTGTAAACTTTGCCAAAAGCTCCCTTGCCAAGCATATTGGAGTCAGAGAAATTTTCCGTCGCCGCAACAATTTCTTCAAAGCTAATAAATGGGAACTCTATATTCTTGTCCCCAGCTTGATCAGTAGACCTCAAGTATTCTTGCATCATTCTCTTCTGGGCTTCCTTCTTTTGCCGTTTGCCTGCTAGTAGAAACATCGTTGCAGCTTTTCTTTCAGCATTTACACAATAATGTTGCATTTTGGGAAACATAGGCTTTTGTGCTTTGTACCTCTGTGTTTGCAAGTCCAGACAAGGGCTGTGCATGCGAGTAGCAGCAGGCATGCTATGATTGGGGGTACAAtctttgctaaattgctcttaTTCTGAACTGCACACGGAAATGTACCCCATTAGAATTCACTGCATAATAAAGCATTACTCGTAGTACCTTGAGTTTGCTTGCACCGGCTAGTAGGATACCATGACCGATCTGTGAATACTCCACTTCTAAATAAGACCGATATGTGAACACTTAAGTACTTAAATACATTACTGTTGGCCATTTGGTATTGTCGTAAGTTGAAGTTGTATCACATCATACACAGATTTACTGCTACAAACATCAAAACTTATTTTTGGCAATTGTCAACGTAAAATATTTGCTATTATAGTGGCATTGGCACCCGTGCAAACTATGAGAGATCGTGTATTGACAGCTTCAGATGATTCATTTGCTATTGGCAGACGTGACCTGTAGTGTACTGTCAATGTTTTTTTAGAGTAGTGTATTCGAAATGTTACTATGGTTTTTTAGAGTAATCTTAATCCTCGGAATGGTCATGACAAGGAACATTGAAGACATAAATGTCATTGCAGAAACTAACGTGGTGGACATGGGAGTGCGCATACCAGGAGACTTGGCATCGGCAAGCCGGAGATACAAGTTCTCGCCAAATTTGGCCGCCTTCCCTGTGTCGATGAGATCTCGATTCCAAAACAAGCACCTCGACGTGTCGGCCGTAGCGCTGGCACTGCTCAAGTTGGCATAGGCGTATGCCTTGCACGAGCAGTTCCCGCTACACTTGGCCACGCACTGGTCGAAGCTTCTGTTCTAACCTGGAACTGTGAGTGTTATGGATTAGGGCCTAATGCTCCGCCGGCTTTCctgctatccactggctaaatgtagcacgtgaacggctaatgatggtttggcccTCCACCATTTGCGttcgcagatggtcctcctgtgcttcctgctctgccatcatctttcgagtggtctcatttaactctcgtcATATCTTGTTaaacttcgcctgctggttctgaagactcaaccctttgaacctctttataagacccttgttgtggtaccttgagtaaaggttcgcacctaagtgtcgcatgcaacaccttctctccacatcaggtcatgcaatggagtagtttgtgctgtCATGCAGCACTTCCAACGCATGTAAGAGGCCCTTGTTGCGATCTGAGATGATGcagactcgttccctattgccgACGatacgtgtcctcaccaagatgaagaaccacaggcaactatcattgttctcactctcaaccattgcatacgcgagaggaatgatctgattgtttgcattCGCCGCCATCGTTGTTATTAgattaccatggtacttgccgctaagAAATATGGCATCTACACATACCACCggcttgcaatgtctgaaagcttcgatgcattgggcAAAGGActagaaaaacctaatgaggtatcggtcagtgctgctgtatgacccatcctccagcctgatcggctcatccgtcaTGGCCCACTGGGTCCCTGGAttggtcatggcaatcttctgcagcagcctcgGTGCATAGTGATACGACActtcgaaacttccaaacaacatcttcaacgccttctgtttcgctcgtcacgcggtgtggtaattgatcagcatacccgtcttagtctgcacctcctccataatgaattttggtgacaaacatatgtttgtgccaacaagggtgacgaggagttgggctatgaacctcgcatcaacagtgttgctcacattcctaacagaCTTtttgctgcatgtatgtggggtgtgtctaatcagcacaaaatagttttcgtgctttggcttatgtgctcgtacgaagtaaggacaattcggatgcttgatacacctgacctcatactctgtatggttagaccgggcgcacttgtggtcccttcttgtgattacatcatagttgctgataaagtggatgacctccttcCTGTTCTGAAACTGTTGTCCCATctgaatgtcgctattctggtatccccagttagatagggtgttatactcaacgattgtacaatctagcagcccagcaccatgaaagtactggatcgtcggcaccgggtcatcgttatcagcaccttcttcgtccccactaccaccggcttcatcatccatgcatcctgcatctacctcaccatggtccacttcGGGTCCCTTTGTACCGGAAGTGCCCTCACCATGGTccgcctcatcatgcatcatATTATGGTCTAATCCTTCCACACTAGGCACCGTTTCACCATGCACCGGTCGTGAGTGCAAGGctcatgcgttgttccttctcaaatcgaacaacaTATGGACAATAAGCGAGCTGTTTGGCACAAGCCGTGGCCACACACCCTCTAGGATAACATTATAGGACTGCTGGTTCAGAcgtaaaaggctcataacatgtgattttaagccttctagatcaataggtagctcaaccgtactctctacgtgCTAGCAGTTCTGAATTAACACGAGTCTCCAATGCAAAACAAcaggacgttctccataataaatatggatagtcatagcgtctctgctaaacaaacgtaaataaccaaataactacttagatgtatattctatacctactatattttatcaacttaatactatttaaccaatgtattcgaacggaataaatactctactttctctaattacattttttattctacatattaagtacatacataatctacgtacAAAATTACTGTTACATTATAATAGAT harbors:
- the LOC133888940 gene encoding putative G-type lectin S-receptor-like serine/threonine-protein kinase At1g61610 isoform X3, whose protein sequence is MPTCKGLMGMACLLVFIFLCMVCLCQSDDKLTPAKPLLPSDVLVSDGGVFALGFFSLKNSTSSSYVGIWYNNIPERTYVWIANRDNPITTDLPGKLVFTNSSDLVLLDSTGRTLWTTTNNITAGGGGTAAILLNSGNLVVRSPNGTGIWESFHYPTDTIVPNVSFSLSSADGAKRLVAWKGPDDPSSSDFSMGGDSSSDLQIVVWNGTRPYWRRAAWGGNLVFGTFQSNTSFMMYQTIVDTGDGYYIKLTVSDGSPSIRLTLDYTGMVSFRRWNDNTSSWTIFNQFPSPACDRYDSCGPFGYCDGTESVRTCKCLNGFEPNGLNFSLGCRRKEELKCGEVDSFLTLPDMKTPDKFVYIRNKSFDQCTAECSHNCSCTAYAYANLKNVDTMLDRSRCLVWMGELVDMEKFSNDFGENLYLRLPSSPVSKKKSTLLKIILPVMASLLLLPTCIWFVYKSRGKYQSKKIQYNHTLQHLDASNELGNENLEFPSVCLLDIITATNNFSDYNMLGKGGFGKVYRGILEGGKDVAIKRLSKGSVQGVEEFRNEVVLIAKLQHRNLVRLLGYCIHEDEKLLIYEYLPNKSLDAFLFDATRKSVLDWPTRFKIIKGVARGLLYLHQDSRLTIIHRDLKASNILLDTEMSPKISDFGMARIFGGNEQQANTTRVVGT